The sequence below is a genomic window from Lolium perenne isolate Kyuss_39 chromosome 4, Kyuss_2.0, whole genome shotgun sequence.
atcgcggaatggaaattagtggaagaaagactacaaaaacgccttagtagctGGAAAGGCAAGCTGCTGTCCCTaggtggaagattggtactcattaattcggtactcacaaacatggtactgtatatgttatcatttttcatcctaccaaaaggaattctgcataaactcgattattatcgatccagattcttttggcaaggggacagtgagaaaaagaaatatcgactggttaagtggagtatagtttgtagtcccaaagaccaaggtgggcttggagttcatgatttGGAAGTCAAGAATTCGGCCCTATTGGGAAAATGGCTGTTTAAGCTCCTCACTGAGGATGGGACTTGGCAGACTATCCTTCGACGAAAGTATATCGGTTCGAAGACATTATCCCAAATGGTTTGGAAACCaggggattctcacttctgggccGGGCTAATGGCGACTAAAAATGAATTTTTTCGCCATGGCACTTTCTCAATCAGAAATGGAGCACAAATacgtttctgggaagatgcttggcttgACAACGCACccctaagtgaacagtatccagctctttataggattgctcgtcgtcaaggtgataccattgctaccgtaatggctacctcacccccgaatgtgacgttcagacgggttttacttggaaaAAGACTTGCGGCATGGAATACCTTAATTCAACGGCTCGGGGATATTCAATTATCGGACGAACcggacgaatttagatggaaccttcatgCCAACGGTGCTTTCTCTGTGAAATCTTTCTACAACGCGATCCTTCTTTCTGatctaccagttgataataataaaaagatttggaagatgaagataccattaaaaattaaattttttggatggtatcttcgtcgaggggtaatcctcaccaaagacaatcttgttaagcgtaattggcatgggagtactcgatgtgttttctgtcaacaggacgaaacaatcaagcacttgttcttccaatgccagttcgcgagatctatatggtcagtcattcaAGTAGTgtctaccctgtatcctccgactagtgttgcCAATGTCTTTGGTAATTGGCTCCATGGTgttgattcaaggtttaagttgcttcttagggtaggggcgctagcagttatctgggcgctttggctatgtagaaatgacaagatttttaatgatatgaattgctctttgttgcaggtcatctacagatgtacaggtattctccgttcgtggttacctcttcagcgagtggagaaccgagacctgtttacggaggttGGAGACTGTACACGGTTGtacgctacggcgagggatactttttcccaacatgggtggcagcatagtctacggatagatgccccacctacTTCTTAGGCGTTATATGTTTCATCTTGATGTGTacataaacggctgtgtgcatcctggttatgcagaggctggatataATTACTTATAAAAGTAATGAAAGCATcccttatcaaaaaaaaaaaatgccaGTGATCCTCACTTCTGGTGGCCCGCCCTCCCTGTCCGCCAGCCACCGGAGCAACTCTGGCCACTGGAACCCAGTGTTGATGCCGTAGTGCACAATATGCAGTTTCCTCCTCCCTGCAACGGATGTGTAGATGGTCTTGTTAGAAAAGAGCAACGACACCTTGAGGGAACAACAGGCTGCCACGTAAAGATGGTAGCCCTTGATGAGCTCCACGACAGAGGTGCGCTTCCCCATGAGTGCGCCATAGAGCTGGCTCCCCGTGCCTGCCAGCCGCGCCTCCAGCCCTTGGGAGAAGTAATGGGCCAGCCGCTGCCTCGCGTCCCCTGCCGGTGAGGAGTGCCACTTGATCCTGAGCAGCAGCTCGCGCGCACCGTGTCGGTCATTGCTGGCCACTGCTTCTGCACAGTGGATCAGCAGTGTTTCTAGGTCAGTCACTGCCAATTGTCTCATGCCGCGCCTCCCACGCCTGTAGATGCTCAGCTGTGCTGCCTTGTTCTCCTTATCCAAAGTGACACGTACTACCTCCTGCATACTATTGAGGTACTTGTCGTAGCCATTGAGGATGAGCCGATCCAACTTCTGGAGCGCGATGGCATCCTCATCAGTGTCAGTATGCACCAGCACCACTATTTGCTTGCTTCTCCTTCCCAAGTCCGCCTCCGTATCACCACTCATGCTAAACTTGTTCTTACGCCCCCTACCATCCACCACCGCGTTGTCTCTGGGCAAGAACATGTTGGCCTCCTCCGTGCCTTTCAAGAATGCCATACTCGACAGCATGTCCATGCTGGTGCTGCCCTCTCCGGGGAACACCATATTGTTGGGCTCCACCACACAAGTACCATTCAAGTAGAAGGTTGGATCTTGTACCTCGCGAGAAAAGAACCTGCAAACCTTGTCGTCCATGTTGTTGCCTTTGCTAGGCAGCACGGTCGAGGCAAGTGTGTCGGGTGCTGAGGATTCCTGGGCATTGGATGACGTGGTGGAAGCACCGGAGAGGATCTGGGCGAATGGCTGCTCGGCCTGCTGGAGCTTCAGATGGTCAGGGTACTGGTAGAGGAACTTGTCGACAATGTCGTCTTCCTCCATAAGTATGCGTGAGATGTTTGCCAGGGTTTGATCATCCTGAGGCAGCCCTGAGTCACCATGTGTCATTGATGGATGGTCGAGGAAGACGGAAGGGCTCGGAGGTGCAGGCTCGATGAGGCCCAGCAACTCCTCTGGGGTGGCTGGCATAATGGGGTGCTTGTTGAGAACCGAGCAGTGCCTGGTTGGCTGAAGAGCGCACGCCCGTGAATATCACGTTTTTAATGGGATGCTTGGTGATGGTGTGGTGTAAATATCGATTGGAGATATCGTCTTGCTCTCCATCCATTTTCATGTGATGCCACCAGGCTCAGCATTGCTAGCTGTTGGAACAATCGAACCTTTACATGCCAGAAGGTTGGTTTGATCAGCCAGCACCGGCCGCACATATATTGATAAACAAAGAAGGGTTCGTTTCAGAAAGAATATGTTCACCTTGGTGTTGCAGCCATCCTTCTGTCCCAGTCTGATAAAAAGCTGCAATTCTTCTTGGAGAGAttgattttatgtgtttgaaatgTTGTGCTGATGTGAATTCACATGAAGGGATCTGTTCCATTCGTAGAGGGAAAGAACCAGTCAAATTCATGAGAGAAATAGTTGTATCTTGCTAGTAATTATATTGACATAGATGACCTCTAACCATGTCCGGTCCTATGTTCTTTCGTGCTCCATGGTTGGACCAGATCAGTAGCACTTCACACCTGCAAGCAAACAGATGGTTTGTGAGAGTAAAGAAATTAAAAATTCCCAACCATCTGATTGGATCAAATGATGTTGAATTCAGTGTTATCTCATAACGCATATATGCAATGGAATTTCTACATGGTTAAAACAGATAATTCACTTTTAGCAACAACTGATTGTATGTACTCCCTCCAATTCGTAAATATAAAACGTTTTGGGAGTTCAATTTGAACTCCCAAAACTAACTTATATTTAGGAACAGACAGATACCATTTTAGAATCATTGCCAACTTTCAAGCGCACTATATACCATGTCATGACTGATTGGAGAAAACAGAAGAAAAATGTGCCACCAACAGCAGACCGAAGTTCTAATGTAGGGGTTGCTCATCTATAATAATTTCATCTCTCATAATGCAGTGGCAATTTTGCAGGCAAGCAGATGTTTGTGTGCTCGTCCACTCTGAGAAACATATCCAACATGGCCAAGGTTTCTTTGAATCAGTTACAAATACAAAAACGGAGAAACACGCATCTGATGCAACTGACAGATACAGATGAAACACTGATTAAACTTACTGTACCATACATGACAAACAACAGATGAAATGTATACCCGTTGGTACTTCAACCTATCTACCTATGTCACTTCAAAACCACTAGCATCATCAGCAGCCCATGTGGAGATGGCGCAGAGGACCCGACCTTTCCATCCCTGCAGAAGCCACTGATGATCCTCGTTGATCGTGAAATGTTTGTGGTAATCTTTCTTCACTATGTCCTTGAGCATCAGAACAATATCAGCATCCAACGGAAGCTGCCTCAGCCCTGCCCGCTGGTTCCGCACCTGCCACTCCCTGTAGTTCTGAGGGCGCTCCACCCGGTCTGTGCCTTCGCAGGCTATCATGTTCATAGCGGATCGTCCAAAAATATCCCGCTCCACCAGCAGTCTCTTCTCATTATCCCGAGGAATGGTGGTCTCCATCACGTCAAAGGACGATGTGAAGTAGTACAACGTCTCGCGGAACCGCGTCATGAAGAATGCCGCGCTGTATGATCCGTTGACAACGGATTGGATGAAAACCGACGGCTTCATCATCGTGATAGTGTTGAGCACCATGTCCCTTGGGCTTACCTTGTCAAATGTGATGCTCTCGTCCATCACGATCCTGAAAAAGAATACGCTGTTCACGACAAGGACCTCATCAGGATCAATGTGGAGGTCCTCAACCCGGACAGCCTCAGGGTTGGATGCGATGGCGCGGAACTTGAATGGCACCCCAAACTGGCTTGCGCAATTGCTGAGCCGGCGTCCTGCCTCCTCAATTTGCTCAGCCGGATGGAGACCAGGCTGAGGGTAATTAATGCCAGTGATCCTCAATTCTGGAGGCCCACCCTCCCTGTCCGCCAGCATTCGGAGCAACTCCGGCCACTGGAACCCGGTGTTGATGCCATAGTCCACAATGTGCAGTTTCCTCCTCCCTGCGACGGCGTTGTAGATGGTCTTGTTGGAAAAGAGCAACGCCACCTTCAGGAAAGAGCAGGCGGCCATGTACAGATGGTAGCCCTTGATGAGCTCCACGACAGAGGTGCGCTTCCCCATGAGCGCGTGGTAGAGCTGGCTCCCCGTGCCTGCCATCCGTGCCTCCAACGCCTGGGCGAAGTAATGGGCCAACCGCTGCCTAGCGTCCCCTGTCGGTGAGGAGTGCCACTTGATCCGCTCCAGCAGGTCACGCCCGCTGCGTTGGTCATTGCTGGCCACTGCTTCTGCACAACGGATCAACAACGTTTCTAGGTCAGTCACCGCTGTCTGCCTCACGCCGCGCCTCCCACGCCTGTAGATGCTCAACTGTGCTGCCTTGTTCTCCTTGTCAAGAGTGAGGCGTACTACCTCCTGCATCTCATTGGGGTACATGTCATAGCCGTTGAGGATGAGCCGGTCCAATTTCTCGAGCGCGGTGGCTTCCTCCTCGGCGTCAGTATGCACCAGCACCACAATTTGCTTGCTTCTCCTGCCCAAGTCCGCCTCCGTCTCATCACTCATGTCAAACCTGTGCTTACGCCCTCTATCATCCGCCACCCCATTGTCTCTAGGCAAGAACATGTTGGCCTCCTCTATGCCTTTGAAGAATGCAATGCTCGATACCATGTCAATGCTGGCGCTACCCTCGCTGGGGAACACCATACTGTTGGGCTCCACCACACAAGTGCCGTTCACGAAGAAGGTTGGATCTTGTACCTCGCCAGAAAAGAATCTGGAAACCATGATGTCCGTGTTGCGGCCTTTGCTATGCAGCATGGTGGAGGCAATCGCGTCGGGTGCCAAGGATTCCTGGGCATTGGATGAGTTGGTGGCAGCGCCAGAGAGGATCTGTGCAAATGGCTGCTCGGCCTGCAGGAGCTTCGAGTGGTCAGGGTACTGGTAGAAGAACTTGTCGACAATATCTTCCTCCATGAGCATGCGTGAGATGTATGCCAGGGTTTGATCATCTTGAGGCGGCTCCGAGCCATCATGGGTCATTGATGGATGGTCAAGGAAGATTGAAGGGCTCGGTGGTGCAGGCTCGATGAGGCCAAGCAACTCCTCTGGGGTGGCAGCCATGATGGGGTGCTTGGTGATGTTCAGTGTAAATATCTTGGACTGGGATTGGTACACACCATCTTGCCCTCCATCCGTCCCATGTGAAGCCACCAATCTCACTGTTGCTAGCTGTTGGAACCATCGAAACTTTACATTCCAGAAGGTTGGTTTGATCAACCAGCAGCGGCTGCACATATGGATAAACAAACAAGGGCTTGTTTCAGAAACAATATATTCACCTTGTTGTTGCAGCCATCCTTCTGTCCCAGTCTGATCAGAAGCTGCAGTTTGCCTTGTAGAGATTGATTTTATGTCTTTGAACTGTTCTGATGATGTGAGTTCCCATGAAAGGATCATGTCCCATTATACTGGGAGAGAACTAGTCAAGTTTTGAAGATAAAACATTGTACCTAAACCATCTGTACTAGTAATTATATTGAGATAAAACATTGTACCTAAACCATCTGTACTAGTAATTATATTGCGGTAGATGACATGTAAGGCTGTAACCATGTTCGGTCATATGTTTCTTTCCTGCTCCATGCTTGGACAAAATCAGCAGCACTTCACACCTACAAGCAAACAAATGGTTTTGTAGGAGTGTAGAACCTACAGATTCATATCCATCTTGTTGGACTAAATGATGTAGGATTCAATTTAAATCATCTATCGATGCACCATTTCTACACAATTAAACAGACAGATAACTTTTAGCAACAACTGTTTCTTCCATTCTTGGGGTTGTCAACAGATCTTATATCAATGCGTGAGACACATGCTTTTGCGCTTTTTCGGGAAAAAATGTTGCAACAACAGCTGATCATTACAAGGTGTCTTTAACTCATGAAAGTCAAACGTGATGTCGTGGAATTAATTTTCAGACAGCCACTGAAGATGTTTTAACTCATCAAAGTCAAACATGGTGTCTACATCATGTATTCATAATTCCATATATTTATCTTTCGTAAGGGAACAGTATGGGATGCGCTGACTATATATTTAACGATAACTTTTTTTATGCCGGAAAAGGAAACTAATAATCAGAGCTAGTGTTGTCTACTACCCATGCCGAGTGTGCATAGAGGATTCGCCCCTTCCATCCCTGCAGCAACCACCCCTGGTCCACGTCGACAA
It includes:
- the LOC127294643 gene encoding scarecrow-like protein 9; the protein is MPATPEELLGLIEPAPPSPSVFLDHPSMTHGDSGLPQDDQTLANISRILMEEDDIVDKFLYQYPDHLKLQQAEQPFAQILSGASTTSSNAQESSAPDTLASTVLPSKGNNMDDKVCRFFSREVQDPTFYLNGTCVVEPNNMVFPGEGSTSMDMLSSMAFLKGTEEANMFLPRDNAVVDGRGRKNKFSMSGDTEADLGRRSKQIVVLVHTDTDEDAIALQKLDRLILNGYDKYLNSMQEVVRVTLDKENKAAQLSIYRRGRRGMRQLAVTDLETLLIHCAEAVASNDRHGARELLLRIKWHSSPAGDARQRLAHYFSQGLEARLAGTGSQLYGALMGKRTSVVELIKGYHLYVAACCSLKVSLLFSNKTIYTSVAGRRKLHIVHYGINTGFQWPELLRWLADREGGPPELRQSWYQWITGINNPQPGLHPAEQIEEAGRRLSNCARQFGVPFKFRAIASKPEAVRAEDLQIDPDEVLVVNSVFFFRILMDESVTFDKVSPRDMVLHTIRKMKPAVFIQSVVNGAYSAAFFMTRFREALYYFTALFDVMETTIPRHNEKRLLVERDILARSAMNMIACEGADRVERPQNYREWQSRNQRAGLRQLPLDPNIVLMLKEIVMNEYHKHFTVNEDHRLLLHGWKGKVLCAHATWAADDASGSELA
- the LOC127294639 gene encoding scarecrow-like protein 33, with product MAATPEELLGLIEPAPPSPSIFLDHPSMTHDGSEPPQDDQTLAYISRMLMEEDIVDKFFYQYPDHSKLLQAEQPFAQILSGAATNSSNAQESLAPDAIASTMLHSKGRNTDIMVSRFFSGEVQDPTFFVNGTCVVEPNSMVFPSEGSASIDMVSSIAFFKGIEEANMFLPRDNGVADDRGRKHRFDMSDETEADLGRRSKQIVVLVHTDAEEEATALEKLDRLILNGYDMYPNEMQEVVRLTLDKENKAAQLSIYRRGRRGVRQTAVTDLETLLIRCAEAVASNDQRSGRDLLERIKWHSSPTGDARQRLAHYFAQALEARMAGTGSQLYHALMGKRTSVVELIKGYHLYMAACSFLKVALLFSNKTIYNAVAGRRKLHIVDYGINTGFQWPELLRMLADREGGPPELRITGINYPQPGLHPAEQIEEAGRRLSNCASQFGVPFKFRAIASNPEAVRVEDLHIDPDEVLVVNSVFFFRIVMDESITFDKVSPRDMVLNTITMMKPSVFIQSVVNGSYSAAFFMTRFRETLYYFTSSFDVMETTIPRDNEKRLLVERDIFGRSAMNMIACEGTDRVERPQNYREWQVRNQRAGLRQLPLDADIVLMLKDIVKKDYHKHFTINEDHQWLLQGWKGRVLCAISTWAADDASGFEVT